The Candidatus Nanohalococcus occultus genome contains a region encoding:
- a CDS encoding FKBP-type peptidyl-prolyl cis-trans isomerase, which yields MKEGELVLIGYTGRAEGEIFDTTDEDVAKENSIDREDAELKPVPVLIGREYIIEGLEEKLYDMEVGDKQEVTVPAEKGYGKRSSDNIATYPEKEFQKQGVEVRPGEELMIGQRRGKVVSKGSGRVRIDFNHPLAGKELEYDLEVLEKVEDDKEIAEHIYGYRIGHGDIDIEDGTVKIPSTHSHGDHDHELPEEVRDMLREEIEEATSLDVEFV from the coding sequence ATGAAAGAAGGAGAACTAGTTCTAATAGGATACACAGGAAGAGCTGAAGGAGAAATCTTTGATACCACAGACGAAGATGTGGCGAAAGAAAACAGTATCGACCGGGAAGACGCCGAGTTAAAGCCAGTACCTGTTCTGATCGGAAGAGAATACATTATCGAAGGCCTTGAGGAAAAACTGTACGACATGGAGGTCGGAGACAAACAAGAAGTAACAGTTCCCGCGGAAAAAGGTTATGGAAAGCGTTCAAGCGACAATATAGCGACATACCCTGAAAAAGAGTTCCAGAAGCAGGGAGTCGAGGTTAGACCGGGCGAAGAGTTGATGATCGGTCAGAGACGTGGAAAGGTTGTCTCAAAGGGCAGCGGACGTGTCAGAATCGATTTCAACCATCCGTTAGCTGGCAAAGAGCTTGAGTACGATCTTGAGGTCCTGGAAAAGGTTGAGGACGACAAAGAGATAGCCGAACACATCTACGGTTACAGAATCGGTCACGGCGACATCGATATCGAGGACGGAACCGTAAAGATTCCTTCGACGCATTCTCACGGCGATCACGACCACGAGCTACCGGAAGAGGTCAGGGACATGCTTCGTGAGGAGATTGAGGAAGCAACCAGTCTGGACGTAGAGTTCGTCTAG
- a CDS encoding VanZ family protein translates to MRTKINAAFLLAVAATITYFSTVSLNSSGAPSGTFSLLHLTAYFGLSAAFLLYFHDTRRGHLEAVLAAGAFGLGIELIQSTIPYRSFSFEDIAVNFLGASIVLLDHRIGAVSKAIEVEDKILEEFFE, encoded by the coding sequence GTGAGAACCAAGATAAACGCCGCGTTTCTACTGGCGGTCGCAGCCACAATCACGTACTTCAGCACCGTTTCGTTGAACAGTTCCGGGGCGCCTTCAGGCACGTTTTCGCTATTACACCTTACTGCTTACTTTGGGCTGAGCGCAGCATTTTTACTCTACTTCCATGACACTCGTAGAGGTCATTTAGAGGCAGTTCTGGCCGCAGGTGCTTTCGGTCTTGGAATCGAATTAATCCAAAGCACCATACCTTACCGCTCATTTTCCTTCGAGGATATAGCAGTGAATTTTCTGGGAGCCTCAATAGTTTTACTCGATCACAGGATCGGCGCAGTCTCAAAAGCTATCGAAGTTGAGGACAAAATTCTGGAAGAGTTCTTCGAGTAG